A section of the Citrus sinensis cultivar Valencia sweet orange chromosome 8, DVS_A1.0, whole genome shotgun sequence genome encodes:
- the LOC102619149 gene encoding proline-rich protein 4-like isoform X11, producing the protein MRILPGSRGVLVCFLVPLLFAVSLCHAKDKAVEVVGTGECADCALSNFKTSQAFSGLRVTIDCKSKNGEFKTRGTGELDEEGKFKVSLPEEIVEDGKLKEECYAQLHSSSATPCPAYDGLESSKIVLKTKINGKHTFGLAKKLKFSPVTCASAFFWPHFKYPPLPKWSHPKFKLPHLKSFGHHPFPFPPKSFPPKFKKPLPPIPKFKKPLPPIPKIPPVPFYKPKPPIPKVIPPPIPIYKPKPPIPKVLPPPIPIYKPKPPIPKLLPPIPIYKPKPPIPKVLPPIPIYKPKPPIPKVLPPPVPIYKPKPPIPKLLPPIPIYKPKPPIPKVLPPIPIYKPKPPIPKVLPPPVPIYKPKPPIPKLLPPIPIYKPKPPIPKVLPPIPIYKPKPPIPKVLPPPIPIYKPKPPIPKVLPPIPIYKPKPPIPKVLPPPIPIYKPKPPIPKVLPPPIPIFKPKPPIPKVLPPLVPIYKPKPPIPKVLPPSIPIYKPKPPIFKPLPPLLKIPPFPKKPCPPFPKLPPLPKIPPKYNDHPKFGKWRPLPPLFPLFPSHP; encoded by the exons ATGCGGATCCTCCCCGGTTCCCGAGGAGTACTGGTGTGCTTCTTGGTGCCATTACTATTTGCTGTGAGTCTTTGTCATGCCAAGGACAAGGCGGTTGAGGTAGTTGGAACGGGAGAATGTGCAGATTGTGCGCTAAGTAACTTCAAGACAAGCCAGGCATTTTCGG GACTTCGAGTGACAATAGACTGTAAGTCGAAAAATGGAGAGTTTAAAACAAGAGGGACCGGTGAGCTCGATGAAGAAGGTAAGTTTAAGGTATCACTTCCTGAAGAAATTGTTGAAGATGGAAAGCTCAAGGAAGAATGTTATGCACAACTTCACAGTTCATCAGCCACTCCATGTCCTGCTTATGATGGCTTAGAGTCTTCAAAGATTGTTTTGAAGACAAAAATCAATGGAAAGCACACATTTGGGTTGGCAAAGAAGCTGAAATTCTCTCCCGTAACTTGTGCTTCGGCATTTTTTTGGCCTCATTTTAAGTACCCACCACTGCCCAAATGGTCACACCCTAAGTTTAAACTTCCTCATTTGAAAAGCTTTGGCCATCATCCTTTCCCATTTCCTCCCAAGAGCTTCCCTCCTAAATTCAAGAAGCCACTCCCTCCAATTCCAAAGTTCAAAAAGCCACTTCCTCCCATTCCAAAAATACCACCAGTTCCCTTTTATAAACCAAAACCACCAATTCCAAAGGTGATTCCACCACCAATCCCTATTTACAAACCAAAACCCCCAATCCCGAAGGTACTTCCACCACCAATTCCCATCTACAAACCAAAACCCCCAATCCCGAAA TTGCTTCCACCAATTCCCATCTACAAACCAAAACCCCCAATCCCGAAA GTGCTTCCACCAATTCCCATCTACAAACCAAAACCCCCAATCCCAAAGGTGCTTCCACCACCAGTTCCCATCTACAAACCAAAACCTCCAATCCCGAAATTGCTTCCACCAATTCCCATCTACAAACCAAAACCCCCAATCCCGAAAGTGCTTCCACCAATTCCCATTTACAAGCCAAAACCCCCAATCCCGAAGGTGCTTCCACCACCAGTTCCCATCTACAAACCAAAACCCCCAATCCCGAAATTGCTTCCACCAATTCCCATCTACAAACCAAAACCCCCAATCCCGAAGGTGCTTCCACCGATTCCCATCTACAAACCAAAACCCCCAATCCCAAAGGTGCTTCCACCACCAATTCCCATCTACAAACCAAAACCCCCAATCCCGAAGGTGCTTCCACCGATTCCCATCTACAAACCAAAACCCCCAATCCCAAAGGTGCTTCCACCACCAATTCCCATCTACAAACCAAAACCCCCAATCCCAAAAGTGCTTCCCCCACCAATTCCCATCTTTAAACCAAAACCTCCAATCCCAAAAGTACTTCCACCACTAGTTCCGATTTACAAACCAAAACCGCCAATCCCAAAAGTGCTTCCACCATCAATACCTATCTACAAACCAAAGCCACCAATCTTTAAGCCACTGCCGCCACTTCTAAAGATCCCACCATTCCCCAAGAAGCCATGCCCACCTTTCCCAAAGCTTCCTCCACTCCCCAAGATTCCTCCAAAGTACAACGACCACCCCAAGTTTGGAAAATGGCGACCTTTACCTCCACTATTTCCTCTATTTCCTTCTCATCCTTAA
- the LOC102619149 gene encoding proline-rich protein 4-like isoform X6: protein MRILPGSRGVLVCFLVPLLFAVSLCHAKDKAVEVVGTGECADCALSNFKTSQAFSGLRVTIDCKSKNGEFKTRGTGELDEEGKFKVSLPEEIVEDGKLKEECYAQLHSSSATPCPAYDGLESSKIVLKTKINGKHTFGLAKKLKFSPVTCASAFFWPHFKYPPLPKWSHPKFKLPHLKSFGHHPFPFPPKSFPPKFKKPLPPIPKFKKPLPPIPKIPPVPFYKPKPPIPKVIPPPIPIYKPKPPIPKVLPPPIPIYKPKPPIPKVLPPPIPIYKPKPPIPKLLPPIPIYKPKPPIPKVLPPIPIYKPKPPIPKVLPPPVPIYKPKPPIPKLLPPIPIYKPKPPIPKVLPPIPIYKPKPPIPKVLPPPVPIYKPKPPIPKLLPPIPIYKPKPPIPKVLPPIPIYKPKPPIPKVLPPPIPIYKPKPPIPKVLPPIPIYKPKPPIPKVLPPPIPIYKPKPPIPKVLPPPIPIFKPKPPIPKVLPPLVPIYKPKPPIPKVLPPSIPIYKPKPPIFKPLPPLLKIPPFPKKPCPPFPKLPPLPKIPPKYNDHPKFGKWRPLPPLFPLFPSHP, encoded by the exons ATGCGGATCCTCCCCGGTTCCCGAGGAGTACTGGTGTGCTTCTTGGTGCCATTACTATTTGCTGTGAGTCTTTGTCATGCCAAGGACAAGGCGGTTGAGGTAGTTGGAACGGGAGAATGTGCAGATTGTGCGCTAAGTAACTTCAAGACAAGCCAGGCATTTTCGG GACTTCGAGTGACAATAGACTGTAAGTCGAAAAATGGAGAGTTTAAAACAAGAGGGACCGGTGAGCTCGATGAAGAAGGTAAGTTTAAGGTATCACTTCCTGAAGAAATTGTTGAAGATGGAAAGCTCAAGGAAGAATGTTATGCACAACTTCACAGTTCATCAGCCACTCCATGTCCTGCTTATGATGGCTTAGAGTCTTCAAAGATTGTTTTGAAGACAAAAATCAATGGAAAGCACACATTTGGGTTGGCAAAGAAGCTGAAATTCTCTCCCGTAACTTGTGCTTCGGCATTTTTTTGGCCTCATTTTAAGTACCCACCACTGCCCAAATGGTCACACCCTAAGTTTAAACTTCCTCATTTGAAAAGCTTTGGCCATCATCCTTTCCCATTTCCTCCCAAGAGCTTCCCTCCTAAATTCAAGAAGCCACTCCCTCCAATTCCAAAGTTCAAAAAGCCACTTCCTCCCATTCCAAAAATACCACCAGTTCCCTTTTATAAACCAAAACCACCAATTCCAAAGGTGATTCCACCACCAATCCCTATTTACAAACCAAAACCCCCAATCCCGAAGGTACTTCCACCACCAATTCCCATCTACAAACCAAAACCCCCAATCCCGAAAGTGCTTCCACCACCAATTCCCATCTACAAACCAAAACCCCCAATCCCGAAGTTGCTTCCACCAATTCCCATCTACAAACCAAAACCCCCAATCCCGAAA GTGCTTCCACCAATTCCCATCTACAAACCAAAACCCCCAATCCCAAAGGTGCTTCCACCACCAGTTCCCATCTACAAACCAAAACCTCCAATCCCGAAATTGCTTCCACCAATTCCCATCTACAAACCAAAACCCCCAATCCCGAAAGTGCTTCCACCAATTCCCATTTACAAGCCAAAACCCCCAATCCCGAAGGTGCTTCCACCACCAGTTCCCATCTACAAACCAAAACCCCCAATCCCGAAATTGCTTCCACCAATTCCCATCTACAAACCAAAACCCCCAATCCCGAAGGTGCTTCCACCGATTCCCATCTACAAACCAAAACCCCCAATCCCAAAGGTGCTTCCACCACCAATTCCCATCTACAAACCAAAACCCCCAATCCCGAAGGTGCTTCCACCGATTCCCATCTACAAACCAAAACCCCCAATCCCAAAGGTGCTTCCACCACCAATTCCCATCTACAAACCAAAACCCCCAATCCCAAAAGTGCTTCCCCCACCAATTCCCATCTTTAAACCAAAACCTCCAATCCCAAAAGTACTTCCACCACTAGTTCCGATTTACAAACCAAAACCGCCAATCCCAAAAGTGCTTCCACCATCAATACCTATCTACAAACCAAAGCCACCAATCTTTAAGCCACTGCCGCCACTTCTAAAGATCCCACCATTCCCCAAGAAGCCATGCCCACCTTTCCCAAAGCTTCCTCCACTCCCCAAGATTCCTCCAAAGTACAACGACCACCCCAAGTTTGGAAAATGGCGACCTTTACCTCCACTATTTCCTCTATTTCCTTCTCATCCTTAA
- the LOC102619149 gene encoding proline-rich protein 4-like isoform X17: protein MRILPGSRGVLVCFLVPLLFAVSLCHAKDKAVEVVGTGECADCALSNFKTSQAFSGLRVTIDCKSKNGEFKTRGTGELDEEGKFKVSLPEEIVEDGKLKEECYAQLHSSSATPCPAYDGLESSKIVLKTKINGKHTFGLAKKLKFSPVTCASAFFWPHFKYPPLPKWSHPKFKLPHLKSFGHHPFPFPPKSFPPKFKKPLPPIPKFKKPLPPIPKIPPVPFYKPKPPIPKVIPPPIPIYKPKPPIPKVLPPPIPIYKPKPPIPKVLPPIPIYKPKPPIPKVLPPPVPIYKPKPPIPKLLPPIPIYKPKPPIPKVLPPIPIYKPKPPIPKVLPPPVPIYKPKPPIPKLLPPIPIYKPKPPIPKVLPPIPIYKPKPPIPKVLPPPIPIYKPKPPIPKVLPPIPIYKPKPPIPKVLPPPIPIYKPKPPIPKVLPPPIPIFKPKPPIPKVLPPLVPIYKPKPPIPKVLPPSIPIYKPKPPIFKPLPPLLKIPPFPKKPCPPFPKLPPLPKIPPKYNDHPKFGKWRPLPPLFPLFPSHP, encoded by the exons ATGCGGATCCTCCCCGGTTCCCGAGGAGTACTGGTGTGCTTCTTGGTGCCATTACTATTTGCTGTGAGTCTTTGTCATGCCAAGGACAAGGCGGTTGAGGTAGTTGGAACGGGAGAATGTGCAGATTGTGCGCTAAGTAACTTCAAGACAAGCCAGGCATTTTCGG GACTTCGAGTGACAATAGACTGTAAGTCGAAAAATGGAGAGTTTAAAACAAGAGGGACCGGTGAGCTCGATGAAGAAGGTAAGTTTAAGGTATCACTTCCTGAAGAAATTGTTGAAGATGGAAAGCTCAAGGAAGAATGTTATGCACAACTTCACAGTTCATCAGCCACTCCATGTCCTGCTTATGATGGCTTAGAGTCTTCAAAGATTGTTTTGAAGACAAAAATCAATGGAAAGCACACATTTGGGTTGGCAAAGAAGCTGAAATTCTCTCCCGTAACTTGTGCTTCGGCATTTTTTTGGCCTCATTTTAAGTACCCACCACTGCCCAAATGGTCACACCCTAAGTTTAAACTTCCTCATTTGAAAAGCTTTGGCCATCATCCTTTCCCATTTCCTCCCAAGAGCTTCCCTCCTAAATTCAAGAAGCCACTCCCTCCAATTCCAAAGTTCAAAAAGCCACTTCCTCCCATTCCAAAAATACCACCAGTTCCCTTTTATAAACCAAAACCACCAATTCCAAAGGTGATTCCACCACCAATCCCTATTTACAAACCAAAACCCCCAATCCCGAAGGTACTTCCACCACCAATTCCCATCTACAAACCAAAACCCCCAATCCCGAAA GTGCTTCCACCAATTCCCATCTACAAACCAAAACCCCCAATCCCAAAGGTGCTTCCACCACCAGTTCCCATCTACAAACCAAAACCTCCAATCCCGAAATTGCTTCCACCAATTCCCATCTACAAACCAAAACCCCCAATCCCGAAAGTGCTTCCACCAATTCCCATTTACAAGCCAAAACCCCCAATCCCGAAGGTGCTTCCACCACCAGTTCCCATCTACAAACCAAAACCCCCAATCCCGAAATTGCTTCCACCAATTCCCATCTACAAACCAAAACCCCCAATCCCGAAGGTGCTTCCACCGATTCCCATCTACAAACCAAAACCCCCAATCCCAAAGGTGCTTCCACCACCAATTCCCATCTACAAACCAAAACCCCCAATCCCGAAGGTGCTTCCACCGATTCCCATCTACAAACCAAAACCCCCAATCCCAAAGGTGCTTCCACCACCAATTCCCATCTACAAACCAAAACCCCCAATCCCAAAAGTGCTTCCCCCACCAATTCCCATCTTTAAACCAAAACCTCCAATCCCAAAAGTACTTCCACCACTAGTTCCGATTTACAAACCAAAACCGCCAATCCCAAAAGTGCTTCCACCATCAATACCTATCTACAAACCAAAGCCACCAATCTTTAAGCCACTGCCGCCACTTCTAAAGATCCCACCATTCCCCAAGAAGCCATGCCCACCTTTCCCAAAGCTTCCTCCACTCCCCAAGATTCCTCCAAAGTACAACGACCACCCCAAGTTTGGAAAATGGCGACCTTTACCTCCACTATTTCCTCTATTTCCTTCTCATCCTTAA
- the LOC102619149 gene encoding proline-rich protein 4-like isoform X35, giving the protein MRILPGSRGVLVCFLVPLLFAVSLCHAKDKAVEVVGTGECADCALSNFKTSQAFSGLRVTIDCKSKNGEFKTRGTGELDEEGKFKVSLPEEIVEDGKLKEECYAQLHSSSATPCPAYDGLESSKIVLKTKINGKHTFGLAKKLKFSPVTCASAFFWPHFKYPPLPKWSHPKFKLPHLKSFGHHPFPFPPKSFPPKFKKPLPPIPKFKKPLPPIPKIPPVPFYKPKPPIPKVIPPPIPIYKPKPPIPKVLPPPIPIYKPKPPIPKVLPPPIPIYKPKPPIPKLLPPIPIYKPKPPIPKVLPPPVPIYKPKPPIPKLLPPIPIYKPKPPIPKVLPPPIPIYKPKPPIPKVLPPIPIYKPKPPIPKVLPPPIPIYKPKPPIPKVLPPPIPIFKPKPPIPKVLPPLVPIYKPKPPIPKVLPPSIPIYKPKPPIFKPLPPLLKIPPFPKKPCPPFPKLPPLPKIPPKYNDHPKFGKWRPLPPLFPLFPSHP; this is encoded by the exons ATGCGGATCCTCCCCGGTTCCCGAGGAGTACTGGTGTGCTTCTTGGTGCCATTACTATTTGCTGTGAGTCTTTGTCATGCCAAGGACAAGGCGGTTGAGGTAGTTGGAACGGGAGAATGTGCAGATTGTGCGCTAAGTAACTTCAAGACAAGCCAGGCATTTTCGG GACTTCGAGTGACAATAGACTGTAAGTCGAAAAATGGAGAGTTTAAAACAAGAGGGACCGGTGAGCTCGATGAAGAAGGTAAGTTTAAGGTATCACTTCCTGAAGAAATTGTTGAAGATGGAAAGCTCAAGGAAGAATGTTATGCACAACTTCACAGTTCATCAGCCACTCCATGTCCTGCTTATGATGGCTTAGAGTCTTCAAAGATTGTTTTGAAGACAAAAATCAATGGAAAGCACACATTTGGGTTGGCAAAGAAGCTGAAATTCTCTCCCGTAACTTGTGCTTCGGCATTTTTTTGGCCTCATTTTAAGTACCCACCACTGCCCAAATGGTCACACCCTAAGTTTAAACTTCCTCATTTGAAAAGCTTTGGCCATCATCCTTTCCCATTTCCTCCCAAGAGCTTCCCTCCTAAATTCAAGAAGCCACTCCCTCCAATTCCAAAGTTCAAAAAGCCACTTCCTCCCATTCCAAAAATACCACCAGTTCCCTTTTATAAACCAAAACCACCAATTCCAAAGGTGATTCCACCACCAATCCCTATTTACAAACCAAAACCCCCAATCCCGAAGGTACTTCCACCACCAATTCCCATCTACAAACCAAAACCCCCAATCCCGAAAGTGCTTCCACCACCAATTCCCATCTACAAACCAAAACCCCCAATCCCGAAGTTGCTTCCACCAATTCCCATCTACAAACCAAAACCCCCAATCCCGAAA GTGCTTCCACCACCAGTTCCCATCTACAAACCAAAACCTCCAATCCCGAAATTGCTTCCACCAATTCCCATCTACAAACCAAAACCCCCAATCCCGAAA GTGCTTCCACCACCAATTCCCATCTACAAACCAAAACCCCCAATCCCGAAGGTGCTTCCACCGATTCCCATCTACAAACCAAAACCCCCAATCCCAAAGGTGCTTCCACCACCAATTCCCATCTACAAACCAAAACCCCCAATCCCAAAAGTGCTTCCCCCACCAATTCCCATCTTTAAACCAAAACCTCCAATCCCAAAAGTACTTCCACCACTAGTTCCGATTTACAAACCAAAACCGCCAATCCCAAAAGTGCTTCCACCATCAATACCTATCTACAAACCAAAGCCACCAATCTTTAAGCCACTGCCGCCACTTCTAAAGATCCCACCATTCCCCAAGAAGCCATGCCCACCTTTCCCAAAGCTTCCTCCACTCCCCAAGATTCCTCCAAAGTACAACGACCACCCCAAGTTTGGAAAATGGCGACCTTTACCTCCACTATTTCCTCTATTTCCTTCTCATCCTTAA
- the LOC102619149 gene encoding proline-rich protein 4-like isoform X29: MRILPGSRGVLVCFLVPLLFAVSLCHAKDKAVEVVGTGECADCALSNFKTSQAFSGLRVTIDCKSKNGEFKTRGTGELDEEGKFKVSLPEEIVEDGKLKEECYAQLHSSSATPCPAYDGLESSKIVLKTKINGKHTFGLAKKLKFSPVTCASAFFWPHFKYPPLPKWSHPKFKLPHLKSFGHHPFPFPPKSFPPKFKKPLPPIPKFKKPLPPIPKIPPVPFYKPKPPIPKVIPPPIPIYKPKPPIPKVLPPPIPIYKPKPPIPKVLPPPIPIYKPKPPIPKLLPPIPIYKPKPPIPKVLPPPVPIYKPKPPIPKLLPPIPIYKPKPPIPKVLPPIPIYKPKPPIPKVLPPPIPIYKPKPPIPKVLPPIPIYKPKPPIPKVLPPPIPIYKPKPPIPKVLPPPIPIFKPKPPIPKVLPPLVPIYKPKPPIPKVLPPSIPIYKPKPPIFKPLPPLLKIPPFPKKPCPPFPKLPPLPKIPPKYNDHPKFGKWRPLPPLFPLFPSHP, from the exons ATGCGGATCCTCCCCGGTTCCCGAGGAGTACTGGTGTGCTTCTTGGTGCCATTACTATTTGCTGTGAGTCTTTGTCATGCCAAGGACAAGGCGGTTGAGGTAGTTGGAACGGGAGAATGTGCAGATTGTGCGCTAAGTAACTTCAAGACAAGCCAGGCATTTTCGG GACTTCGAGTGACAATAGACTGTAAGTCGAAAAATGGAGAGTTTAAAACAAGAGGGACCGGTGAGCTCGATGAAGAAGGTAAGTTTAAGGTATCACTTCCTGAAGAAATTGTTGAAGATGGAAAGCTCAAGGAAGAATGTTATGCACAACTTCACAGTTCATCAGCCACTCCATGTCCTGCTTATGATGGCTTAGAGTCTTCAAAGATTGTTTTGAAGACAAAAATCAATGGAAAGCACACATTTGGGTTGGCAAAGAAGCTGAAATTCTCTCCCGTAACTTGTGCTTCGGCATTTTTTTGGCCTCATTTTAAGTACCCACCACTGCCCAAATGGTCACACCCTAAGTTTAAACTTCCTCATTTGAAAAGCTTTGGCCATCATCCTTTCCCATTTCCTCCCAAGAGCTTCCCTCCTAAATTCAAGAAGCCACTCCCTCCAATTCCAAAGTTCAAAAAGCCACTTCCTCCCATTCCAAAAATACCACCAGTTCCCTTTTATAAACCAAAACCACCAATTCCAAAGGTGATTCCACCACCAATCCCTATTTACAAACCAAAACCCCCAATCCCGAAGGTACTTCCACCACCAATTCCCATCTACAAACCAAAACCCCCAATCCCGAAAGTGCTTCCACCACCAATTCCCATCTACAAACCAAAACCCCCAATCCCGAAGTTGCTTCCACCAATTCCCATCTACAAACCAAAACCCCCAATCCCGAAA GTGCTTCCACCACCAGTTCCCATCTACAAACCAAAACCTCCAATCCCGAAATTGCTTCCACCAATTCCCATCTACAAACCAAAACCCCCAATCCCGAAA GTGCTTCCACCGATTCCCATCTACAAACCAAAACCCCCAATCCCAAAGGTGCTTCCACCACCAATTCCCATCTACAAACCAAAACCCCCAATCCCGAAGGTGCTTCCACCGATTCCCATCTACAAACCAAAACCCCCAATCCCAAAGGTGCTTCCACCACCAATTCCCATCTACAAACCAAAACCCCCAATCCCAAAAGTGCTTCCCCCACCAATTCCCATCTTTAAACCAAAACCTCCAATCCCAAAAGTACTTCCACCACTAGTTCCGATTTACAAACCAAAACCGCCAATCCCAAAAGTGCTTCCACCATCAATACCTATCTACAAACCAAAGCCACCAATCTTTAAGCCACTGCCGCCACTTCTAAAGATCCCACCATTCCCCAAGAAGCCATGCCCACCTTTCCCAAAGCTTCCTCCACTCCCCAAGATTCCTCCAAAGTACAACGACCACCCCAAGTTTGGAAAATGGCGACCTTTACCTCCACTATTTCCTCTATTTCCTTCTCATCCTTAA
- the LOC102619149 gene encoding proline-rich protein 4-like isoform X45, whose translation MRILPGSRGVLVCFLVPLLFAVSLCHAKDKAVEVVGTGECADCALSNFKTSQAFSGLRVTIDCKSKNGEFKTRGTGELDEEGKFKVSLPEEIVEDGKLKEECYAQLHSSSATPCPAYDGLESSKIVLKTKINGKHTFGLAKKLKFSPVTCASAFFWPHFKYPPLPKWSHPKFKLPHLKSFGHHPFPFPPKSFPPKFKKPLPPIPKFKKPLPPIPKIPPVPFYKPKPPIPKVIPPPIPIYKPKPPIPKVLPPPIPIYKPKPPIPKVLPPPIPIYKPKPPIPKLLPPIPIYKPKPPIPKVLPPPVPIYKPKPPIPKLLPPIPIYKPKPPIPKVLPPIPIYKPKPPIPKVLPPPIPIYKPKPPIPKVLPPPIPIFKPKPPIPKVLPPLVPIYKPKPPIPKVLPPSIPIYKPKPPIFKPLPPLLKIPPFPKKPCPPFPKLPPLPKIPPKYNDHPKFGKWRPLPPLFPLFPSHP comes from the exons ATGCGGATCCTCCCCGGTTCCCGAGGAGTACTGGTGTGCTTCTTGGTGCCATTACTATTTGCTGTGAGTCTTTGTCATGCCAAGGACAAGGCGGTTGAGGTAGTTGGAACGGGAGAATGTGCAGATTGTGCGCTAAGTAACTTCAAGACAAGCCAGGCATTTTCGG GACTTCGAGTGACAATAGACTGTAAGTCGAAAAATGGAGAGTTTAAAACAAGAGGGACCGGTGAGCTCGATGAAGAAGGTAAGTTTAAGGTATCACTTCCTGAAGAAATTGTTGAAGATGGAAAGCTCAAGGAAGAATGTTATGCACAACTTCACAGTTCATCAGCCACTCCATGTCCTGCTTATGATGGCTTAGAGTCTTCAAAGATTGTTTTGAAGACAAAAATCAATGGAAAGCACACATTTGGGTTGGCAAAGAAGCTGAAATTCTCTCCCGTAACTTGTGCTTCGGCATTTTTTTGGCCTCATTTTAAGTACCCACCACTGCCCAAATGGTCACACCCTAAGTTTAAACTTCCTCATTTGAAAAGCTTTGGCCATCATCCTTTCCCATTTCCTCCCAAGAGCTTCCCTCCTAAATTCAAGAAGCCACTCCCTCCAATTCCAAAGTTCAAAAAGCCACTTCCTCCCATTCCAAAAATACCACCAGTTCCCTTTTATAAACCAAAACCACCAATTCCAAAGGTGATTCCACCACCAATCCCTATTTACAAACCAAAACCCCCAATCCCGAAGGTACTTCCACCACCAATTCCCATCTACAAACCAAAACCCCCAATCCCGAAAGTGCTTCCACCACCAATTCCCATCTACAAACCAAAACCCCCAATCCCGAAGTTGCTTCCACCAATTCCCATCTACAAACCAAAACCCCCAATCCCGAAA GTGCTTCCACCACCAGTTCCCATCTACAAACCAAAACCTCCAATCCCGAAATTGCTTCCACCAATTCCCATCTACAAACCAAAACCCCCAATCCCGAAA GTGCTTCCACCGATTCCCATCTACAAACCAAAACCCCCAATCCCAAAGGTGCTTCCACCACCAATTCCCATCTACAAACCAAAACCCCCAATCCCAAAAGTGCTTCCCCCACCAATTCCCATCTTTAAACCAAAACCTCCAATCCCAAAAGTACTTCCACCACTAGTTCCGATTTACAAACCAAAACCGCCAATCCCAAAAGTGCTTCCACCATCAATACCTATCTACAAACCAAAGCCACCAATCTTTAAGCCACTGCCGCCACTTCTAAAGATCCCACCATTCCCCAAGAAGCCATGCCCACCTTTCCCAAAGCTTCCTCCACTCCCCAAGATTCCTCCAAAGTACAACGACCACCCCAAGTTTGGAAAATGGCGACCTTTACCTCCACTATTTCCTCTATTTCCTTCTCATCCTTAA
- the LOC102619149 gene encoding proline-rich protein 4-like isoform X36 encodes MRILPGSRGVLVCFLVPLLFAVSLCHAKDKAVEVVGTGECADCALSNFKTSQAFSGLRVTIDCKSKNGEFKTRGTGELDEEGKFKVSLPEEIVEDGKLKEECYAQLHSSSATPCPAYDGLESSKIVLKTKINGKHTFGLAKKLKFSPVTCASAFFWPHFKYPPLPKWSHPKFKLPHLKSFGHHPFPFPPKSFPPKFKKPLPPIPKFKKPLPPIPKIPPVPFYKPKPPIPKVIPPPIPIYKPKPPIPKVLPPPIPIYKPKPPIPKVLPPPIPIYKPKPPIPKLLPPIPIYKPKPPIPKVLPPPVPIYKPKPPIPKLLPPIPIYKPKPPIPKVLPPPIPIYKPKPPIPKVLPPIPIYKPKPPIPKVLPPPIPIYKPKPPIPKVLPPPIPIFKPKPPIPKVLPPLVPIYKPKPPIPKVLPPSIPIYKPKPPIFKPLPPLLKIPPFPKKPCPPFPKLPPLPKIPPKYNDHPKFGKWRPLPPLFPLFPSHP; translated from the exons ATGCGGATCCTCCCCGGTTCCCGAGGAGTACTGGTGTGCTTCTTGGTGCCATTACTATTTGCTGTGAGTCTTTGTCATGCCAAGGACAAGGCGGTTGAGGTAGTTGGAACGGGAGAATGTGCAGATTGTGCGCTAAGTAACTTCAAGACAAGCCAGGCATTTTCGG GACTTCGAGTGACAATAGACTGTAAGTCGAAAAATGGAGAGTTTAAAACAAGAGGGACCGGTGAGCTCGATGAAGAAGGTAAGTTTAAGGTATCACTTCCTGAAGAAATTGTTGAAGATGGAAAGCTCAAGGAAGAATGTTATGCACAACTTCACAGTTCATCAGCCACTCCATGTCCTGCTTATGATGGCTTAGAGTCTTCAAAGATTGTTTTGAAGACAAAAATCAATGGAAAGCACACATTTGGGTTGGCAAAGAAGCTGAAATTCTCTCCCGTAACTTGTGCTTCGGCATTTTTTTGGCCTCATTTTAAGTACCCACCACTGCCCAAATGGTCACACCCTAAGTTTAAACTTCCTCATTTGAAAAGCTTTGGCCATCATCCTTTCCCATTTCCTCCCAAGAGCTTCCCTCCTAAATTCAAGAAGCCACTCCCTCCAATTCCAAAGTTCAAAAAGCCACTTCCTCCCATTCCAAAAATACCACCAGTTCCCTTTTATAAACCAAAACCACCAATTCCAAAGGTGATTCCACCACCAATCCCTATTTACAAACCAAAACCCCCAATCCCGAAGGTACTTCCACCACCAATTCCCATCTACAAACCAAAACCCCCAATCCCGAAAGTGCTTCCACCACCAATTCCCATCTACAAACCAAAACCCCCAATCCCGAAGTTGCTTCCACCAATTCCCATCTACAAACCAAAACCCCCAATCCCGAAA GTGCTTCCACCACCAGTTCCCATCTACAAACCAAAACCCCCAATCCCGAAATTGCTTCCACCAATTCCCATCTACAAACCAAAACCCCCAATCCCGAAG GTGCTTCCACCACCAATTCCCATCTACAAACCAAAACCCCCAATCCCGAAGGTGCTTCCACCGATTCCCATCTACAAACCAAAACCCCCAATCCCAAAGGTGCTTCCACCACCAATTCCCATCTACAAACCAAAACCCCCAATCCCAAAAGTGCTTCCCCCACCAATTCCCATCTTTAAACCAAAACCTCCAATCCCAAAAGTACTTCCACCACTAGTTCCGATTTACAAACCAAAACCGCCAATCCCAAAAGTGCTTCCACCATCAATACCTATCTACAAACCAAAGCCACCAATCTTTAAGCCACTGCCGCCACTTCTAAAGATCCCACCATTCCCCAAGAAGCCATGCCCACCTTTCCCAAAGCTTCCTCCACTCCCCAAGATTCCTCCAAAGTACAACGACCACCCCAAGTTTGGAAAATGGCGACCTTTACCTCCACTATTTCCTCTATTTCCTTCTCATCCTTAA